From the candidate division Zixibacteria bacterium HGW-Zixibacteria-1 genome, one window contains:
- the hemG gene encoding protoporphyrinogen oxidase, translated as MTVKKRIAVIGGGISGLSALHFIKYRYADSCDVKLYEKESRLGGTIGTDRTDGFVSDWGPNGFLDKVPLTLRLVSELGLDELLDPAKPSAEKRFIYRNKKLHEIHASPPKFMRSQILTLAGRLRLVMEPLVPQKKDDSDESIFDFGKRRIGRDAAEHMIVPMVSGIYGGDARKLSLKACFPIMVEMEREYGSLFKALLARKKAGSKGGPAGPAGRLTSFKNGLYTLIETMHEKYRNHIVTGRGVKKISYADNIYTLEFESGGPENFDAVICAAPAYAATGMVSVMNEELSRVLASIPYSSIAVVCSGYKKEDVAHDLAGFGFLIPRDQNVRILGSIWTSSIFSGSAPDGMVQFRTMIGGATDPQAAALSDGELADIAHRELNDILGLSAQPGYLKIFKWSQGIPQFTIGHPERMEHLNKILDKYPGLQFAGNSYKGVSLNDCIVRSDEVVGAIAGQFNLQVEKKS; from the coding sequence ATGACGGTTAAAAAACGAATTGCCGTTATCGGCGGCGGTATCTCCGGTTTGTCGGCCCTGCATTTCATAAAATATCGATACGCCGATTCATGCGATGTCAAATTGTATGAAAAAGAATCCAGGCTCGGCGGCACTATCGGGACCGATCGGACCGACGGTTTTGTATCCGATTGGGGTCCGAACGGTTTTCTGGATAAGGTCCCGCTGACCCTGCGACTGGTTTCGGAACTGGGTCTCGATGAGCTTCTCGACCCGGCGAAACCCTCGGCCGAAAAAAGATTTATATATCGCAATAAAAAGCTGCATGAGATACATGCTTCGCCGCCCAAATTCATGCGTTCGCAGATTCTCACGCTGGCCGGGCGACTGAGGCTGGTGATGGAACCGCTTGTACCTCAGAAAAAAGACGACAGCGATGAATCGATTTTCGATTTCGGCAAGCGCCGTATCGGCCGCGATGCCGCCGAGCATATGATTGTTCCGATGGTGTCAGGGATTTACGGCGGTGATGCCCGCAAGCTCTCGCTCAAGGCCTGCTTTCCGATTATGGTGGAGATGGAGCGCGAATATGGTTCCCTTTTCAAAGCGCTACTCGCCCGAAAAAAGGCGGGCAGCAAGGGCGGCCCGGCCGGCCCGGCGGGACGGCTCACTTCCTTCAAGAATGGTCTTTATACGCTGATCGAGACAATGCATGAAAAATACCGTAATCATATCGTGACCGGCCGCGGCGTCAAGAAGATATCTTACGCTGATAATATATACACGCTCGAATTCGAAAGCGGCGGTCCTGAAAATTTCGATGCCGTCATCTGTGCCGCTCCCGCCTATGCCGCCACCGGTATGGTTTCCGTGATGAATGAAGAGCTCTCCAGGGTTCTCGCTTCGATTCCCTACTCTTCGATTGCCGTGGTCTGCTCCGGCTACAAAAAGGAAGATGTCGCGCATGATCTGGCCGGATTCGGATTTTTGATTCCGCGGGATCAAAATGTCCGGATTCTCGGTTCGATCTGGACCTCATCGATATTTTCCGGAAGCGCCCCCGATGGGATGGTGCAGTTTCGCACCATGATCGGCGGCGCCACCGATCCCCAGGCCGCGGCCCTGTCCGACGGTGAGCTGGCCGATATCGCGCATCGTGAGCTGAACGACATTCTCGGGCTGTCCGCCCAACCGGGCTATCTCAAAATTTTCAAATGGTCGCAAGGAATACCGCAATTCACCATCGGCCACCCTGAACGAATGGAACATCTGAATAAAATTCTGGACAAATATCCCGGTTTGCAGTTCGCCGGCAATTCCTACAAGGGGGTCAGCCTGAATGATTGTATCGTCCGCTCCGATGAAGTCGTCGGGGCGATAGCCGGACAATTTAATCTTCAAGTTGAGAAGAAATCATAA
- the hemH gene encoding ferrochelatase, which translates to MPFSWKTGGRNDILIKFESFLKLQRRLGVIVIETKIVSDSFVFIILDVNRRLKQTYMKSDLILEKLKVHARYIEYPGDKISFSDTKWAVLFLNMGGPEKLDDVEPYLYNIFSDRNIIKLPLSFMLQKPLARLISSRRAPKTKENYRAIGGGSPLLKWSRLVAEGVEKNLRAKYVNVGACAGMRYTPPFIKDRLDTMAQSGYKHIVVVTLYPQYSRATTGTALKEILDWLDDRGHKTDVTISVISEWFDRPQYIKLLRDRIDEAMHKASDPQTTRLLFSAHSLPVRMIEKGDPYLEHVKTTAALAGDGYEYMLSFQSRSGPVRWQGPETMEVIRDLGRLGLRSLVIVPVSFVSDHIETLHEIDMELRELAAASGIKEFIRVESFNDDPRFVSLLTDMVEEKIAGGRK; encoded by the coding sequence ATGCCATTTAGCTGGAAGACAGGAGGGAGAAACGATATTTTAATAAAATTCGAAAGTTTTTTGAAACTGCAACGCCGGCTTGGTGTTATTGTCATTGAAACAAAAATCGTGTCCGATTCATTTGTTTTCATTATTTTGGATGTGAACAGGAGATTGAAGCAGACATATATGAAATCCGACTTAATACTGGAAAAACTTAAGGTCCACGCGCGATACATCGAATATCCCGGCGATAAAATCAGTTTCAGCGATACAAAATGGGCCGTTCTGTTTCTTAATATGGGCGGACCGGAGAAACTCGATGATGTCGAGCCCTATCTGTATAATATATTTTCCGACCGCAACATTATTAAATTGCCGCTGTCTTTTATGCTGCAAAAACCGCTGGCCCGTTTGATTTCATCACGGCGTGCCCCAAAAACCAAAGAGAACTACCGCGCTATTGGCGGCGGATCGCCGCTTCTGAAATGGAGCCGCCTGGTGGCCGAGGGGGTCGAAAAAAATCTCAGGGCCAAATATGTAAATGTCGGCGCCTGCGCCGGCATGCGCTATACGCCTCCTTTTATCAAGGATCGTCTCGATACCATGGCCCAGTCAGGGTATAAACATATCGTGGTTGTGACCCTTTATCCTCAATACAGCCGGGCCACAACCGGAACCGCCCTCAAAGAGATTCTGGACTGGCTCGATGACCGGGGCCATAAAACTGATGTAACGATCTCCGTCATATCGGAATGGTTCGACCGTCCGCAGTATATTAAACTGCTTCGCGATCGAATCGACGAGGCGATGCATAAGGCATCCGACCCGCAAACAACCAGACTGCTTTTTTCGGCACACTCCCTGCCGGTCAGGATGATCGAGAAAGGCGACCCATATCTGGAGCATGTCAAAACCACAGCGGCCCTGGCCGGCGATGGTTATGAATATATGTTATCCTTTCAATCGCGTTCCGGCCCGGTTCGCTGGCAGGGGCCCGAGACGATGGAAGTTATCAGGGATCTCGGGCGGCTGGGGCTGCGAAGTCTGGTCATTGTCCCGGTCAGCTTTGTCTCCGACCATATCGAAACGCTGCATGAAATTGACATGGAACTCAGGGAACTGGCGGCTGCTTCGGGAATAAAAGAATTCATCCGGGTGGAATCATTCAACGATGATCCCCGTTTTGTAAGTCTCCTGACCGATATGGTCGAAGAGAAAATAGCCGGAGGACGGAAATGA